The stretch of DNA GCTCAAGGAATTGGTCTTGACTCTCGCATCGGTAGTAAATTCTTGCACGCAGGTATTGGTTGGGGTGGTTCATGTTTCCCTAAAGATGTCTCTGCTTTAATTCATACAGCCGATGACTATGGCTATGAAACTCATCTGTTAAAAGCTGCTGTTAATGTTAACCAACGCCAGCGTTTAATTGCTGTTGAAAAACTTCAGCAAGTTCTAAAAATTCTCAAAGGTAAAACTGTTGGATTACTGGGACTAACCTTTAAGCCAGATACCGATGATATGCGTGATGCACCCGCACTCAATATTATTGAACATCTCAACCGTTTAGGAGCGAAAGTCAAAGCTTACGATCCCATTGCATCTCAAAGTGGAATGCGTCACGGTTTGGGCGGTGTGATGGTAGAAACTGATCCAGAACGCTTGGCTGATGGCTGCGATGCTTTGGTACTGGTGACAGAATGGCAGCAATTTCGGCAGTTAGACTATCAAAAAATGGCTACTTTAATGAATAATCCTGTGATGATTGATGGTCGTAACTTCCTTGATCGCGAAAAATTAGAAAGTGTTGGTTTCCGTTATGTGGGAATTGGTCGCTAGATCAATTAATAATTACCAATTAAGTATGTGGGCATAAATAAATGGCAGGAATGGTTTTCACTCTTGAGCCATTCACCAGTCCACAGTAAAGAGTGATGGCTCTTTAACGTTTAATTTTACCCACATACTTACATTGTTAGTAATAAATCTTTGAGTTGTTTCTGGTATAGAAGTCGCTTCGAGATATAACAGAGTTGCTTCTTTCAAATTTTTAACTTATTTTGCAAGTTATTGAGTAGGATTTTTAGTACTCAAATAAGCGATAAAACAAGAAATAATAAATCCTGTAAAAAATATGGGTGAAGATTTTTTCCAATCAAAAACACCTCCACCAACTTTGAAGGCAACTATTGCTACACAAATGAGAAATGAAATAAATACAAACGTAATTACAACACCCTCAAAAAAGCTGTAATTATTTTTATTACTCATTGCTTAAATTTTGCCTGAATTATGGTGAACATCAACGATAAAACATTATATTTTAGTCAGATCAGTGATGACTAGGTAGAAGTGATTACACTTTAAGAAAACACCTTTTTTTATATATGGGTAGTGTGGGCATCTGTCCCCCATGATGATTAAGAAAGCAAAATGCTCCCACTACGCACGCACTATAGCTGATCGATGAATGCTTACTAATATACAGTGAAAGAATTGACAACTTGCTTTAAGAGCGATCGCACTTTTTGCCAGCGCTTTTCGGTAGTTGAAGCGTTGAAGGTATAAAGCTTACCTCGGTTGATGGCAACACTGGCTAAGTTGTGTCGTTCTTGATTGGGAAGTTTAACCGCATATTCCAGCATATAATAATTTTTAGCCCCAACTTCACGGGCTTCGGCATTAACTAATTCTGCTGTGCGTCCAGAGTCAGGGGGTGCGATCGCGCTTTTTCCCAGTTTATAACCAACTTCCCCAGGCGTACCTAAATCAGTCAGGGATTTGTCCCTAGATACTGGGCTAATTACCACACTGATATTTTCACTCGGCTCGATAATATCGTGGAAAACAATATCTGCGCCATTATTTACCTTGACAGCAACCCAGCCATTCGGATAGAAAAATCTATAGCTGTCAGATGTATCTTCATATCTTTTAAATCCGTTGGCACTTGCAGGGCTAATACCCACTTGCAGACTTAAACTAAATACCAGCAGTAAAATTACGGCAATTCGTTTGAGCATTTGCCTTTTCCTTAAAAACCTTGGAGCGATCAGATTAATCATTCTCTCACGGCTAGACTACCTGAAAGCTGTAATATTATTGATTGTTGGCTAGTTTTTTATAGCAGTACCTCTGTCAGCTATCAGATGATAGCTACGCCACGACGCAGAGTGCCTACAGCTTTAATCATGCGCCAATGTTCCCAAGAGTTTCATAAATATTGAATGTCCTAACCTATCCGGCTATAGCTATAAGTTAACTTACTCGTTATGGTGTTTCCTACCAGACTTCGATTAGAGCATTAAGATAATTAACAGCTACCGTCTAATTTACTAGCTATGAAGAGTAGTGATCTAAATATTGTGATTGCACAACACCCAAAAACCAGCAAAATCCAGCAGAAAACGATTTTTGGGGCTTTGGCATGGATGCCTTTTGCCTTGATACTAGGTGGAATGACACCAATGCAGGCACAACTGCCAATTCAGTTCCCAATGGTAGTGGCGCAAGCAAAGCCCCAGATCAGTGCTGTAGATTTATATAATCGCGGTGTCGATCAGCTAGAAAATGGGGACTACAAGGCAGCGATCGCACTTTTTGACCAAGCGCTCAAAATAAATTCCCAAGATGCCGATGCTTTCTATAACCGCGCTTATGCCTACAGTTTATTAGGCAGTTACTCAGAAGCAATCAAAGATTACACCCAAGCTATTAACCTTAAGCCTGACTTCGGCGATGCTTATTCTAACCGTGCTTATGCCTACTATGTTGCAGGTAATTATCAAGCAGCGATCGCCGATTGTACACAAGCAATTCGCATTAATCCCAAAAATGCTGATGCCTATATTTACAAAGGCAATGCTTATGATGATTTAGGAGAACATCTTGCTGCAATTGAAAATTATAATCAAGCTTTAACAATTGACCCAAAAAACGCTAAAGCTTACTATAATCGGGCTTTAGGCTACAATCGCCAAAAAAACCATCTTAAAGCAATTGAGGATTATACTCAGTCAGTACGTCTCGATAGCGGTTTTGCAGAAGCCTACTATAACCGAGGTGTTAGTAGCTTGCAATTGGGAAAAAAGTCAGAAGCAATAGAAGATCTTCGCAAAGCAGCAGATATTTATCTTAGCCAGAAAAAGACCCAAAATTATCAAAGTGCGATCGCGTTAGTCAAACAGCTTCAGCAAACTCAATGATTTAGAATTTACGCTAACCGTCGAATCCGCAATGCAGGGGACAGAGGGGTATTTAGATAATAATATTCCCTCCTCATTCCTCCCGCCTCTCTTCTCACTCCTCATTCCTCCCTCCTCTCAGTCCTATGATTATCATCGTTATGGGAGTCACTGGTAGTGGTAAAACTACCATTGGTAAGCAACTTGCAGCTTTACTCAACTGGGACTTTTGTGATGCCGACTCTTTCCACTCACTAGCAAATATTAAGAAAATGAGCCACGGTATTCCTCTAAGCGATACAGATCGGATACCGTGGTTGTTATCACTGCAACAAGCCATTGACAGTTGGTTGCAGGAGGGGAAAAATATTGTATTAGCCTGTTCTGGAT from Oculatellaceae cyanobacterium encodes:
- the psbP gene encoding photosystem II reaction center PsbP, translated to MLKRIAVILLLVFSLSLQVGISPASANGFKRYEDTSDSYRFFYPNGWVAVKVNNGADIVFHDIIEPSENISVVISPVSRDKSLTDLGTPGEVGYKLGKSAIAPPDSGRTAELVNAEAREVGAKNYYMLEYAVKLPNQERHNLASVAINRGKLYTFNASTTEKRWQKVRSLLKQVVNSFTVY
- a CDS encoding tetratricopeptide repeat protein, coding for MKSSDLNIVIAQHPKTSKIQQKTIFGALAWMPFALILGGMTPMQAQLPIQFPMVVAQAKPQISAVDLYNRGVDQLENGDYKAAIALFDQALKINSQDADAFYNRAYAYSLLGSYSEAIKDYTQAINLKPDFGDAYSNRAYAYYVAGNYQAAIADCTQAIRINPKNADAYIYKGNAYDDLGEHLAAIENYNQALTIDPKNAKAYYNRALGYNRQKNHLKAIEDYTQSVRLDSGFAEAYYNRGVSSLQLGKKSEAIEDLRKAADIYLSQKKTQNYQSAIALVKQLQQTQ